The Leucobacter viscericola genome includes a window with the following:
- a CDS encoding ABC-three component system middle component 8, which yields MLQPTKHSHPDRTVLNVALIALDVLKKKRLESYSTLMSTAKKRVSGGDILFLPAVNFLYLMGLIEYRPKTDSFEYVGPNETV from the coding sequence ATGCTCCAACCCACGAAGCACTCGCATCCTGATCGGACTGTTCTCAACGTTGCTCTCATCGCACTTGACGTGCTCAAGAAGAAGAGACTTGAAAGTTACTCGACACTTATGTCGACAGCAAAAAAGCGAGTCTCGGGCGGCGATATTTTGTTTCTCCCCGCAGTTAATTTTCTCTATTTAATGGGACTCATTGAGTATCGGCCAAAGACCGACTCCTTCGAATATGTGGGCCCAAATGAAACTGTCTAG
- a CDS encoding type II toxin-antitoxin system PemK/MazF family toxin gives MDLIRGRVYMADLESGELKPWVVVSNNNRNRSLGSALAVRVTTTNRFAELPSVVALPDGECVSGWVRCDSLTTLYADEPTKALLGLSRPAMALIEDGIKAALGMG, from the coding sequence ATGGATCTCATACGCGGCCGCGTCTACATGGCAGACCTTGAGAGTGGCGAACTCAAGCCCTGGGTTGTAGTTTCCAACAACAACCGAAACCGCTCACTTGGCTCAGCACTCGCGGTCAGAGTCACCACCACAAACAGGTTCGCCGAGCTGCCGTCAGTGGTTGCGCTGCCTGACGGAGAGTGTGTGAGCGGATGGGTGCGCTGCGATAGCCTGACGACTCTGTACGCGGACGAACCCACGAAGGCCTTACTTGGCCTGTCGCGCCCCGCAATGGCGTTGATCGAGGATGGGATCAAGGCTGCGCTTGGGATGGGGTAG
- the nrdE gene encoding class 1b ribonucleoside-diphosphate reductase subunit alpha yields MEPGLDSSKISEMDFHSLNAMLNLYDANGKIQFDKDREAARQYFLQHVNQNMVFFHNFEERMRYLIDNDYYEKELLEQYPEKFVEDLTDEAYKMKFRFPTFLGAFKFFTSYALKTFDGKRYLERFEDRVVMVALGLAQGDQDLARGLTREIISGRFQPATPTFLNLGKAQRGELVSCFLLRIEDNMESISRGINSSLQLSKRGGGVALSLSNIRESGAPIKKIENQSSGIIPVMKLLEDSFSYANQLGARQGAGAVYLSAHHPDIMRFLDTKRENADEKIRIKTLSLGVVIPDITFDLARKGEDMYLFSPYDVEKVYGVPFGDISVSEKYHEMVDDARISKTKINARHFFQTIAELQFESGYPYIVFEDTVNKANPIKGRINMSNLCSEILQVNTPTTYNEDLSYKEIGKDISCNLGSMNIAMMMDGGDFGGSVDLAIRALTAVSDMSHISSVRSIEDGNDKSHAIGLGQMNLHGYLARERVHYGSEEGIDFTNIYFYTVLFHAIQASNKIAIERKVTFGGFEDSQYASGEFFNKYTDQVWEPATARVREIFAEAGVKIPTQEDWTGLKASVMQHGIYNQNLQAVPPTGSISYINNSTSSIHPIASKIEIRKEGKLGRVYYPAPFLTNDNLEYYEDAYEIGPEKIIDTYAAATQHVDQGLSLTLFFKDTATTRDINKAQIYAWRKGIKTIYYIRLRQLALEGTDMEECVSCML; encoded by the coding sequence ATGGAACCGGGGCTCGACTCGTCAAAGATCAGCGAGATGGACTTCCACTCGCTGAACGCGATGCTCAACCTGTACGACGCGAACGGCAAGATCCAGTTCGACAAGGATCGCGAAGCCGCGCGTCAGTACTTCCTGCAGCACGTTAACCAGAACATGGTGTTCTTCCACAACTTCGAAGAACGCATGCGCTACCTGATCGACAACGATTATTACGAGAAGGAACTGCTCGAGCAGTACCCGGAGAAGTTCGTCGAAGACCTCACCGACGAGGCCTACAAGATGAAGTTCCGCTTCCCGACCTTCCTCGGTGCGTTCAAGTTCTTCACCTCCTATGCGCTGAAGACGTTTGACGGCAAGCGCTACCTCGAGCGTTTCGAAGACCGTGTGGTTATGGTTGCTCTCGGTCTTGCGCAGGGCGATCAGGATCTCGCACGCGGCCTGACCCGCGAGATCATCTCGGGCCGCTTCCAGCCCGCAACCCCGACCTTCCTGAACCTCGGCAAGGCACAGCGCGGAGAGCTCGTCTCCTGCTTCCTGCTGCGCATCGAAGACAACATGGAGTCGATCTCACGCGGCATCAACTCCTCGCTGCAGCTCTCGAAGCGCGGCGGCGGTGTGGCCCTCTCACTCTCGAATATTCGCGAGTCGGGCGCCCCGATCAAGAAGATCGAGAACCAGTCCTCGGGCATCATCCCCGTCATGAAGCTGCTCGAAGACAGCTTCAGCTACGCAAACCAGCTCGGCGCACGCCAGGGCGCGGGTGCGGTGTACCTCTCGGCGCACCACCCCGACATCATGCGCTTCCTCGACACCAAGCGTGAGAACGCTGACGAGAAGATTCGCATCAAGACCCTCTCGCTGGGCGTTGTGATCCCCGACATTACGTTCGATCTCGCGCGCAAGGGCGAAGACATGTACCTCTTCTCCCCGTACGACGTGGAGAAGGTCTACGGCGTTCCCTTCGGCGACATCTCGGTGTCGGAGAAGTACCACGAGATGGTCGACGACGCGCGCATCAGCAAGACCAAGATCAACGCGCGCCACTTCTTCCAGACCATCGCCGAGCTGCAGTTTGAGTCGGGCTACCCCTACATCGTGTTCGAAGACACGGTAAACAAGGCGAACCCGATCAAGGGCCGCATCAACATGTCGAACCTCTGCTCCGAGATCCTCCAGGTCAACACCCCGACCACCTACAACGAAGATCTCAGCTACAAGGAGATCGGCAAAGACATCTCCTGCAACCTCGGTTCGATGAACATCGCGATGATGATGGACGGCGGCGACTTCGGCGGCAGTGTCGACCTCGCGATCCGCGCCCTCACCGCGGTCAGCGACATGAGCCACATCAGCTCGGTGCGCTCGATCGAAGACGGCAACGACAAGTCGCACGCCATCGGCCTCGGCCAGATGAACCTGCACGGCTACCTGGCTCGCGAGCGCGTGCACTACGGCAGCGAAGAGGGCATCGACTTCACGAACATCTACTTCTACACGGTGCTGTTCCACGCGATCCAGGCGTCGAACAAGATTGCCATCGAGCGCAAGGTCACCTTCGGTGGCTTCGAAGACTCGCAGTACGCCTCGGGCGAGTTCTTCAACAAGTACACGGACCAGGTCTGGGAGCCCGCCACCGCACGAGTGCGCGAGATCTTTGCTGAGGCCGGCGTCAAGATTCCGACCCAGGAAGACTGGACGGGGCTGAAGGCCAGCGTCATGCAGCACGGCATCTACAACCAGAACCTGCAGGCCGTGCCGCCCACCGGTTCCATCTCGTACATCAACAACTCGACCTCGTCGATCCACCCGATCGCCTCGAAGATCGAGATCCGCAAGGAAGGCAAGCTCGGTCGTGTTTACTACCCGGCCCCCTTCCTCACGAACGACAACCTCGAGTACTACGAGGATGCGTACGAGATCGGGCCCGAGAAGATCATCGACACCTACGCGGCTGCAACCCAGCACGTTGACCAGGGCCTGTCGCTGACGCTGTTCTTCAAGGACACGGCGACGACGCGCGACATCAACAAGGCGCAGATCTACGCATGGCGCAAGGGCATCAAGACGATCTACTACATCCGCCTGCGCCAGCTCGCGCTTGAGGGAACCGACATGGAAGAGTGCGTCAGCTGCATGCTGTAG
- a CDS encoding alpha/beta hydrolase-fold protein, with protein sequence MNNVDIMGGWLPYSVYALAFLLVVIALLGRGKRRWLFITIAAALLGAGIGIALIPFVQSPIGLDTVLDPIALTWMCGGFALVAAMVVALVRGKAKRRVLAAFAIPLVLLSAALGVNAQFGQYPTLGSLVDAPISGKMPESVIASQHRLAPTAGTTNAAAGADAKSMPTQGLVSRVQIPATVSKFPARDAYVYLPPAALGSHPERMPVMIMLSGQPGAPENVVQAGSLREIMDAWAAKDHGRAPIVVVPDQLGDPASNPMCVDSKLGNSATYLTVDVPKWIESNLGVLRGPENWAIGGFSQGGTCAIQLGSAHPEIFSAILDVSGQVEPANGSQAHTIKVGFDGSTTAYEAALPLNLLKKNAPYRDTVAVFGSGSLDGVYGPRVNTVSEAARNAGMDVTRVVSPNTAHSWQTVQWVMRNSLEPILTHLHVGPEQSASEQSTPEQP encoded by the coding sequence ATGAATAACGTCGACATTATGGGTGGGTGGTTGCCCTATTCGGTGTATGCGCTCGCATTCCTGCTGGTTGTGATCGCACTACTCGGCAGGGGAAAACGGCGCTGGCTCTTCATCACCATCGCTGCGGCTTTGCTTGGCGCGGGGATCGGGATCGCGCTCATTCCCTTTGTGCAGAGCCCAATCGGCCTCGACACCGTTCTTGACCCCATCGCTCTCACCTGGATGTGTGGCGGGTTCGCGCTGGTTGCCGCCATGGTCGTCGCTCTGGTGCGGGGCAAGGCCAAGCGGCGGGTGCTTGCGGCGTTCGCGATCCCGCTGGTGCTGCTCTCTGCCGCGCTCGGGGTGAACGCCCAATTCGGACAGTATCCGACGCTGGGATCTCTCGTTGATGCACCGATCTCTGGAAAGATGCCGGAATCAGTGATTGCCTCGCAGCACCGGTTGGCGCCCACGGCGGGCACAACCAACGCGGCTGCCGGCGCAGACGCTAAGAGCATGCCGACACAGGGACTCGTTTCGCGCGTGCAGATCCCCGCGACCGTCTCCAAGTTCCCGGCCAGAGACGCCTACGTCTATCTCCCCCCTGCGGCCCTCGGGTCCCACCCCGAACGCATGCCTGTCATGATCATGCTCTCCGGCCAACCCGGGGCCCCCGAAAACGTGGTCCAGGCCGGTTCCCTCAGAGAAATCATGGACGCCTGGGCCGCAAAGGATCACGGGCGCGCACCGATCGTTGTGGTTCCCGACCAGCTCGGCGATCCTGCATCGAACCCCATGTGCGTTGACTCGAAACTCGGCAACTCCGCCACGTACCTGACCGTCGATGTGCCCAAGTGGATCGAATCGAACCTCGGCGTTCTGAGGGGTCCTGAAAACTGGGCCATCGGAGGGTTCTCGCAGGGAGGCACGTGCGCGATCCAGCTCGGCAGCGCTCACCCCGAGATATTCTCGGCGATCCTCGACGTTTCCGGCCAGGTCGAACCCGCCAATGGATCCCAGGCTCACACCATCAAGGTCGGGTTCGACGGCAGCACCACCGCCTACGAGGCCGCCCTGCCGCTCAACCTGCTCAAGAAGAACGCGCCCTACCGCGACACCGTTGCGGTGTTTGGATCGGGGTCACTCGACGGGGTGTATGGTCCGAGAGTGAATACGGTTTCGGAGGCGGCGCGCAACGCGGGCATGGACGTCACCAGGGTGGTTTCGCCCAACACAGCGCACAGCTGGCAGACCGTGCAGTGGGTCATGCGCAACTCACTTGAGCCGATCCTGA
- a CDS encoding ABC-three component system protein, protein MSNERKGEILVKYAYENLSADQFETLVTLICQELLGISVQGFARGPDGGRDARFEGTAQLHPSAAAPWKGRVIIQAKHTNGLNKSFTESDFYSSGSTTTVLAEEFPRIASLKKRGELDHYMLFSNRRLTGNGESEIRNALSETCGVPTASIYLCGIEQIELWLKRFSEIPNIAGIDPIDSPLIVSPEDIAEIVSAFAERRDGMFTILDDPPVARVDLATKDRLNGMSDDYSKALRRKYLKDTEQIRTFLAAPENDELLQAYEAAVDEFELRIIAHRKNYQSFDQVMDYLIDLLFERDPILRQRQHKRLTRALLFYMYWNCDIGTKEDDHAPTHEALAS, encoded by the coding sequence GTGTCGAACGAGCGGAAGGGAGAAATACTTGTGAAGTATGCTTACGAGAATCTATCTGCCGACCAGTTCGAGACCCTTGTCACGTTAATATGCCAGGAACTTCTTGGGATTAGTGTCCAGGGGTTTGCAAGAGGCCCAGACGGTGGCCGAGACGCCCGCTTTGAAGGTACTGCCCAACTCCACCCAAGTGCGGCCGCACCTTGGAAGGGGCGGGTCATTATTCAGGCCAAACACACTAATGGCCTTAATAAGTCGTTCACGGAGTCAGACTTCTATAGCAGCGGAAGCACGACGACCGTCCTGGCTGAAGAATTTCCTAGGATCGCCTCGCTCAAAAAGCGCGGCGAACTAGACCATTACATGCTCTTTTCGAATAGGCGGCTGACTGGAAATGGTGAGTCCGAGATTCGCAATGCGTTGTCTGAGACATGCGGCGTGCCCACGGCTTCCATTTACCTGTGTGGCATTGAGCAGATCGAACTATGGTTGAAGAGATTTTCGGAAATCCCAAATATTGCTGGCATCGATCCGATTGACTCGCCATTGATCGTGAGCCCTGAGGACATTGCAGAGATCGTCTCAGCATTCGCTGAGCGTCGCGATGGAATGTTTACGATTCTGGACGACCCCCCTGTGGCTCGAGTCGATCTGGCGACAAAGGACCGCCTAAACGGGATGAGTGATGACTACTCGAAGGCTCTTCGGCGCAAGTATCTGAAAGACACGGAACAAATTCGAACTTTCTTGGCCGCTCCGGAAAACGATGAATTGTTACAGGCATACGAAGCGGCCGTCGACGAGTTTGAGCTACGCATCATTGCTCATCGGAAGAATTATCAATCATTCGATCAGGTCATGGACTATTTGATCGATCTGTTGTTCGAACGGGATCCTATCTTGAGACAGCGGCAGCATAAGCGGTTAACGAGGGCGCTCCTCTTCTATATGTACTGGAACTGCGACATTGGAACGAAGGAGGACGATCATGCTCCAACCCACGAAGCACTCGCATCCTGA
- the nrdH gene encoding glutaredoxin-like protein NrdH encodes MAITVYTKPSCVQCTATYRALDSKGIEYNVLDLSEDETALQAVKELGYLQAPVVVTEDEHWSGFRPDKISELASRLAD; translated from the coding sequence ATGGCCATCACGGTGTACACCAAGCCGTCATGCGTGCAGTGCACCGCGACGTACCGGGCGCTCGACAGCAAGGGAATCGAGTACAACGTACTCGACCTCTCAGAAGACGAGACAGCGCTGCAGGCAGTTAAGGAGCTGGGTTACCTCCAGGCTCCCGTCGTGGTTACCGAAGACGAGCACTGGTCGGGCTTCCGCCCCGACAAGATCTCGGAGCTTGCTAGCCGCCTCGCCGACTAA
- the nrdI gene encoding class Ib ribonucleoside-diphosphate reductase assembly flavoprotein NrdI: MPDLVYFSSVSENTRRFVEKLGRPALRIPLYASDDPLVVTEPFVLLVPTYGGGPALRAVPKQVIRFLNDERNRKLIRGVIATGNTNFGAAYGIAGDIIAQKCKVPHLYRLELFGTPDDVTAVQEGLDKFWKQQ, translated from the coding sequence ATGCCAGATCTGGTCTACTTTTCTAGCGTGTCGGAGAACACCCGCCGCTTCGTGGAGAAGTTGGGACGACCAGCGCTACGAATCCCGCTCTATGCGAGCGACGATCCACTCGTTGTGACGGAGCCGTTTGTGCTTCTCGTCCCAACATACGGGGGTGGCCCGGCACTCCGAGCAGTGCCAAAACAGGTCATTCGCTTTCTGAATGACGAACGAAACCGGAAGCTGATCAGGGGAGTGATCGCAACCGGCAACACAAACTTCGGTGCAGCGTACGGCATCGCGGGCGACATCATCGCCCAAAAATGCAAAGTACCGCATCTGTACCGCCTCGAACTCTTTGGAACACCGGACGACGTCACCGCCGTCCAAGAAGGATTGGATAAGTTTTGGAAACAGCAGTGA
- the rlmH gene encoding 23S rRNA (pseudouridine(1915)-N(3))-methyltransferase RlmH, translating to MSVKILAVGKKHESWVTEGIARYEKRLRKPFDVSWQLLPHSAREGDAARSEESERILAKLDRGAFVVLLDERGRNVDSPALAATLQGAFDAGRAVVVIIGGAYGAEDRVRDRADFVWSLSKLVFPHQLVRLILAEQLYRAQEISGGRPYHHV from the coding sequence GTGAGCGTCAAGATTCTCGCCGTTGGCAAAAAACACGAGTCGTGGGTGACCGAGGGCATCGCGCGCTACGAAAAGCGCCTGCGCAAACCCTTCGACGTGAGCTGGCAACTGCTGCCGCACTCCGCGCGTGAGGGCGATGCGGCCCGATCCGAAGAATCCGAGCGCATTCTCGCCAAGCTGGATCGCGGAGCCTTCGTTGTGCTGCTCGATGAGCGCGGACGCAACGTCGATTCCCCCGCGCTTGCCGCGACACTGCAGGGTGCGTTCGACGCCGGTCGCGCGGTTGTGGTGATTATTGGCGGGGCATACGGGGCTGAGGATCGCGTGCGCGATCGCGCCGATTTCGTGTGGAGCCTGTCAAAGCTTGTCTTTCCACATCAGCTGGTGCGGCTGATCCTCGCCGAGCAGTTGTACCGGGCGCAGGAGATTTCTGGGGGTCGTCCCTACCACCACGTGTGA
- a CDS encoding DUF2326 domain-containing protein: protein MKLSRLYANYEERFSPIDFRDGLNVVVAEIRVPENRNKDTHNLGKTTLGLLLDFCLLARRDAKMFLFKHEELFKDFVFYLEIELSSGSYVTIRRAVEDASKISFKRHVAPGQDFQDLPEDQWDHYKVAFERSKAILDGLLDLTAVRPWDFRKGLGYFLRTQDDYSDVFQLRRFASEHADWKPYVAHLLGFDAQLIANFYAKEALISDLRANESTIQSELGGSIEDLSRIEGLLLLKRQQAEKQQAKLDGFDFRDQDKSKTRDLVDRVDEDIADLNTERYSLMYNRKKIISSLEAGEMVFEPERAARLFEEVGVLFEGQIKRDYEQLISFNAAITEERQGYLLEEKAEVEARLREVGAELNRLGKRRSEILSFLSDTDVVRKYKEASDDLVELRSDVLSLTRQREHLQTLQRLRSEIREAVEEKNHLEARLERDFEEKNSPSNDSIYKTIRLQFDAIIEEVLDQNALLTASLNKQHHPEFEAEILDESGNSTSAQRGHSYKKLLCIAFDLAMLWAHLGQGFPSFVYHDGVFESLDKRKKSNLVDVMRGYSNLGIQQIITLIDTDMPPEVDGKPVFSEDEIVLRLHDEGVEGRLFKIRSW from the coding sequence ATGAAACTGTCTAGACTTTACGCGAACTACGAAGAACGCTTCAGCCCAATCGATTTCCGAGATGGACTGAACGTGGTCGTGGCAGAAATTCGAGTACCCGAGAATAGAAACAAAGACACTCACAACCTGGGGAAGACCACCCTCGGACTACTTCTCGATTTCTGCCTGCTTGCTCGACGCGATGCAAAGATGTTCCTTTTCAAGCACGAGGAACTTTTCAAGGACTTTGTCTTCTACCTTGAGATTGAACTTTCGTCAGGTTCTTATGTGACCATTCGACGAGCGGTTGAGGACGCATCAAAGATTAGCTTTAAGCGACATGTTGCTCCCGGGCAGGACTTTCAAGACCTGCCCGAAGATCAGTGGGATCATTACAAGGTTGCTTTCGAAAGGTCAAAGGCGATCCTTGATGGGCTGCTCGACCTGACCGCAGTGCGACCTTGGGATTTCCGTAAAGGACTCGGATATTTTCTCCGTACGCAAGACGACTATTCCGACGTCTTCCAATTAAGGCGTTTTGCTTCCGAACATGCCGATTGGAAGCCGTATGTGGCGCACCTGCTTGGCTTCGATGCCCAGTTGATCGCAAACTTCTACGCAAAAGAAGCATTGATCTCTGATCTTCGCGCGAACGAAAGCACCATTCAGTCAGAATTGGGCGGTTCTATTGAGGACCTCAGTAGGATCGAGGGGCTTCTGCTGCTTAAGCGCCAGCAGGCTGAAAAGCAGCAGGCGAAGCTGGACGGCTTCGATTTCCGGGATCAAGATAAATCAAAGACAAGAGATCTAGTTGATCGTGTCGATGAAGATATCGCGGATTTAAACACTGAACGATATTCGTTAATGTACAACCGGAAGAAAATAATCTCCTCGCTAGAAGCAGGAGAGATGGTGTTTGAGCCGGAGCGGGCGGCGCGTCTGTTCGAGGAAGTTGGTGTTCTTTTTGAAGGCCAAATTAAGCGTGATTACGAGCAACTGATTTCATTTAATGCGGCGATCACTGAAGAACGCCAAGGGTACTTACTTGAGGAGAAAGCGGAGGTTGAGGCGCGTCTCAGAGAGGTGGGGGCGGAACTCAATAGGCTTGGTAAGCGCCGATCTGAGATCCTTTCGTTCTTGAGCGACACCGATGTTGTCCGGAAATATAAGGAGGCGTCGGATGATCTCGTCGAGTTGCGTTCCGATGTGCTCTCATTGACTCGTCAGCGCGAACATCTTCAGACGCTCCAGCGACTCCGGTCTGAAATTCGAGAGGCTGTTGAAGAGAAGAATCACCTTGAAGCTCGACTCGAGAGGGACTTTGAAGAGAAGAATAGCCCGTCAAACGACAGTATCTATAAGACGATTCGCCTGCAGTTCGACGCAATCATCGAAGAGGTTCTTGATCAGAATGCACTTCTAACCGCATCGTTGAATAAACAGCACCACCCTGAATTCGAGGCAGAAATCCTTGACGAATCAGGAAACTCGACGAGTGCTCAAAGAGGGCATAGTTACAAGAAATTGCTGTGTATAGCGTTTGATCTGGCCATGCTTTGGGCGCATCTCGGTCAAGGTTTTCCGTCATTTGTCTACCATGATGGTGTATTCGAGTCGCTAGATAAGCGAAAGAAATCGAATCTGGTAGATGTGATGCGAGGGTACTCGAATCTAGGGATTCAGCAGATTATTACTCTTATCGATACTGATATGCCGCCGGAGGTCGACGGCAAACCGGTATTTTCGGAGGACGAGATCGTGCTTCGACTTCATGATGAAGGCGTGGAGGGACGGCTCTTCAAGATTCGGTCGTGGTAG
- the nrdF gene encoding class 1b ribonucleoside-diphosphate reductase subunit beta has product MNFKLGHAVQAINWNRIQDEKDLEVWNRLVNNFWVPEKVPLSNDVQSWATLTPEEQLLTMRVFTGLTLLDTIQGTVGAVSLIPDAITPHEEAVYTNIAFMESVHAKSYSSIFSTLCSTTEIDDAFRWSMENPNLQKKAQIIVNYYEGEDPLKRKIASTLLESFLFYSGFYLPMYWSAHAKLTNTADLIRLIIRDEAVHGYYIGYKFQKGLENETEERRQELKDYTFSLLYELYENEVLYTQDLYDNVGLTEDVKKFLHYNANKALMNLGYEPMFPKEMTDVNPAILSSLSPNADENHDFFSGSGSSYVIGKAVATEDEDWDF; this is encoded by the coding sequence ATGAACTTCAAACTGGGTCACGCTGTGCAGGCGATCAACTGGAACCGTATCCAGGATGAGAAGGACCTCGAGGTGTGGAACCGCCTCGTCAACAACTTCTGGGTGCCCGAGAAGGTGCCGCTGTCGAACGACGTGCAGTCATGGGCAACACTCACGCCCGAAGAGCAGCTGCTCACCATGCGCGTGTTCACCGGACTCACGCTGCTCGACACCATTCAGGGCACGGTTGGTGCGGTCTCGCTGATCCCCGACGCGATCACCCCGCACGAAGAAGCGGTGTACACCAACATTGCCTTCATGGAGTCGGTGCACGCAAAGAGTTACTCGTCGATCTTCTCGACGCTGTGCTCTACGACCGAGATTGACGACGCCTTCCGCTGGTCGATGGAAAACCCGAATCTGCAGAAGAAGGCGCAGATCATCGTCAACTACTACGAGGGCGAAGATCCCCTGAAGCGCAAGATCGCTTCGACGCTGCTCGAGTCCTTCCTCTTCTACTCGGGCTTCTACCTGCCCATGTACTGGTCGGCACACGCGAAGCTCACCAACACGGCCGACCTCATTCGCCTCATCATTCGCGACGAGGCCGTGCACGGCTACTACATCGGCTACAAGTTCCAGAAGGGTCTCGAGAACGAGACCGAGGAGCGCCGCCAGGAGCTCAAGGACTACACCTTCTCCCTGCTCTACGAGCTCTACGAGAACGAGGTTCTCTACACGCAGGATCTCTACGACAACGTCGGCCTGACCGAAGACGTCAAGAAGTTCCTGCACTACAACGCGAACAAGGCGCTCATGAACCTTGGCTACGAGCCGATGTTCCCGAAGGAGATGACCGACGTCAACCCGGCGATCCTGTCGTCGCTCTCGCCGAACGCGGACGAGAACCACGACTTTTTCAGTGGTTCGGGATCCTCCTACGTCATCGGCAAGGCAGTCGCCACCGAAGACGAGGACTGGGACTTCTAG
- a CDS encoding pyridoxal phosphate-dependent aminotransferase, with protein sequence MRLITQSRKLSGVRYDVRGPILQEAERLEREGHEILKLNIGNPAPFGFEAPAEIREAVACALATAQGYSDSRGILQAREAVAQYYAAKGIAGVTSNDILIGNGVSELISLVLQALVDDGDEILVPSPDYPLWTAQVTLSGGRAVHYPCDESNGWMPDLDATEALVTPRTKGIVLINPNNPTGAVYSTELVRGFAKLAEKHGLVLMSDEIYEKILYDGATHEHAAAHTTETLCLTFSGLSKAQRVAGYRAGWLAISGNRDRATDFLEGLTLLANMRMCSNVPAQHAIPVALAAATNGSGIGELCAPGGRLREQRDAAHRLLSAIPGVTCELPGGAMYLFPRLEPEQYPIDDDQAFVIDLLRATRVLVTNGRGFNLATPDHLRFVTLPTVPVLTEAIGRIAEYLDGVRVS encoded by the coding sequence GTGCGCCTCATCACCCAGTCCCGAAAGCTGAGCGGGGTGCGCTACGACGTGCGCGGCCCTATCTTGCAAGAAGCCGAGCGGCTTGAGCGTGAGGGGCATGAGATCCTCAAGCTCAACATTGGTAATCCGGCGCCGTTCGGGTTCGAAGCACCCGCAGAAATCAGGGAAGCCGTAGCCTGCGCGCTCGCCACAGCCCAGGGCTACAGCGACTCCCGAGGCATCCTGCAGGCCCGCGAAGCGGTCGCGCAATACTACGCAGCAAAAGGCATCGCGGGCGTAACGTCAAACGACATCCTCATAGGCAACGGCGTCAGCGAACTGATCTCGCTCGTGCTGCAGGCCCTGGTCGACGACGGCGACGAGATCCTCGTCCCCTCACCCGACTACCCCCTCTGGACCGCCCAGGTCACCCTCTCCGGCGGCCGCGCCGTGCACTACCCCTGCGACGAATCGAACGGCTGGATGCCCGATCTCGACGCCACCGAAGCGCTCGTCACCCCGCGCACCAAGGGCATCGTGCTGATCAACCCCAACAATCCGACGGGCGCCGTCTACTCGACAGAGCTCGTCAGAGGCTTCGCGAAACTCGCCGAAAAGCACGGCCTCGTGCTGATGTCAGACGAGATCTACGAGAAGATCCTCTACGACGGCGCGACCCACGAGCACGCGGCAGCCCACACGACGGAAACCCTCTGCCTCACCTTCAGTGGGCTCTCGAAGGCGCAGCGGGTCGCGGGCTACCGCGCCGGCTGGCTCGCGATCTCGGGCAATCGCGACCGCGCGACCGACTTTCTCGAGGGCCTCACGCTGCTCGCCAACATGCGCATGTGCTCGAACGTGCCCGCGCAGCACGCGATCCCGGTCGCTCTCGCTGCGGCCACAAACGGGTCGGGGATCGGCGAGCTCTGTGCCCCGGGCGGCCGGCTTCGCGAGCAGAGAGACGCCGCTCACCGGCTGCTCTCGGCGATCCCGGGCGTGACTTGCGAGCTGCCAGGCGGCGCCATGTACCTGTTCCCGCGGTTGGAACCAGAGCAATATCCCATCGACGACGACCAGGCCTTCGTCATCGACCTGCTGCGTGCGACCCGGGTGCTGGTTACGAACGGCCGCGGCTTCAACCTCGCGACGCCGGATCACCTGCGCTTCGTCACGCTGCCGACCGTGCCGGTGCTCACCGAGGCGATCGGGCGGATCGCCGAATACCTCGACGGGGTGCGCGTCTCGTGA